In one window of Erwinia tasmaniensis Et1/99 DNA:
- a CDS encoding HI1450 family dsDNA-mimic protein, translated as MDLNNRLSEDETLEQAYDIFLELAVDNLDPADVILFNLQFEERGGAELHDPAEDWAEHVDFDLNPDFFAEVLIGLGEADGEPITDVFARVLICREKDHKLCHILWKE; from the coding sequence ATGGATTTGAACAACCGACTGAGCGAAGACGAAACGCTGGAACAGGCTTACGATATTTTCCTTGAGTTGGCCGTGGATAATCTCGACCCCGCCGATGTCATCCTGTTCAATCTTCAGTTTGAGGAGCGCGGCGGTGCTGAACTGCACGATCCTGCCGAAGACTGGGCAGAACACGTCGACTTCGATCTTAATCCAGACTTTTTCGCAGAGGTGCTTATCGGTCTTGGCGAAGCAGACGGAGAGCCGATAACCGACGTGTTTGCCCGCGTGCTGATCTGCCGTGAGAAAGACCACAAGCTGTGCCATATTCTATGGAAAGAGTAG
- the cls gene encoding cardiolipin synthase, translating into MTTFYTVMSWLLVFGYWLLIAGVTLRILMKRRAVPSAMAWLLIIYILPLVGIIAYLSLGELHLGKRRAERARTMWPSTARWLNDLKSSHHIFAKENSDVAQALFQLCEKRQGIAGVKGNQLQLLTSTDETLSTLVRDIELARHNIEMVFYIWQPGGHADDVAEALMAAARRGVHCRLLLDSAGSVTFFRSPWPAMMRNAGVDVVEALRVSLLRVFLRRMDLRQHRKVVLIDNYIAYTGSMNLVDPRFFKQNAGVGQWVDLMARMEGPVATTMGIIYSCDWEIETGRRILPPPPDDNVMPFEQESGHTIQVIASGPGFPEDMIHQALLTAVYSAREQLIMTTPYLVPSDDLLHAICTAAYRGVEVSIIVPRHIDSMLVRWASRAFFGELLAAGVKIYQFEGGLLHSKSILVDGQLSLVGTVNLDMRSLWLNFEITLVIDDDGFGSDLARVQEDYIARSRLVDAKRWAHRAYWQRIVERLFYFFSPLL; encoded by the coding sequence ATGACCACTTTTTACACCGTGATGAGCTGGCTGTTGGTATTCGGTTACTGGTTATTGATTGCCGGCGTCACCCTGCGCATCCTGATGAAGCGGCGTGCGGTGCCCTCTGCAATGGCATGGCTGCTGATTATCTATATTCTGCCGCTGGTGGGGATCATCGCTTACCTCTCGCTTGGTGAGCTGCATCTGGGCAAGCGACGGGCCGAGCGGGCCCGCACCATGTGGCCTTCTACCGCCCGCTGGCTGAACGATTTGAAATCCAGTCATCATATCTTTGCCAAAGAGAACAGCGACGTTGCCCAGGCGCTATTCCAGCTGTGTGAAAAGCGCCAGGGCATTGCTGGCGTCAAGGGTAACCAGCTGCAGCTGCTAACCAGTACTGATGAAACGTTAAGCACGCTGGTGCGAGATATTGAGCTGGCACGCCATAACATTGAGATGGTTTTTTATATCTGGCAACCCGGCGGTCACGCTGATGATGTCGCAGAGGCGCTGATGGCGGCCGCACGGCGCGGCGTGCACTGTCGTCTGCTGCTCGACTCTGCCGGCAGCGTCACCTTTTTCCGCAGCCCCTGGCCGGCGATGATGCGCAATGCCGGGGTTGACGTGGTTGAAGCGCTGCGCGTCAGCCTGCTACGCGTCTTCCTGCGCCGCATGGATTTACGCCAGCACCGCAAAGTGGTGCTGATTGATAATTACATCGCCTATACCGGCAGCATGAATCTGGTAGATCCACGTTTTTTCAAACAGAATGCCGGTGTAGGTCAGTGGGTCGACCTGATGGCCCGTATGGAAGGCCCGGTGGCAACCACCATGGGGATTATTTATTCCTGCGACTGGGAAATTGAAACCGGCAGGCGCATTTTGCCTCCTCCGCCCGATGACAACGTGATGCCGTTTGAGCAGGAGAGTGGCCATACGATCCAGGTGATCGCCTCCGGCCCCGGCTTCCCGGAGGACATGATCCACCAGGCGTTGCTAACGGCGGTCTATTCGGCGCGTGAGCAGCTGATTATGACCACGCCCTACTTAGTGCCCAGCGACGATCTGCTGCATGCCATCTGCACGGCGGCTTATCGCGGCGTTGAGGTGAGCATTATCGTCCCGCGCCATATCGATTCGATGCTGGTGCGCTGGGCGAGCAGAGCCTTCTTTGGCGAGCTGCTGGCTGCCGGCGTGAAAATTTATCAGTTTGAGGGCGGCCTGCTGCACAGCAAAAGTATTTTAGTTGACGGTCAGCTAAGCCTGGTCGGCACCGTCAATCTTGATATGCGCAGCCTGTGGCTCAACTTTGAGATCACGCTGGTGATAGATGATGACGGATTCGGCAGCGATCTGGCACGGGTTCAGGAGGATTATATTGCCCGCTCGCGTCTGGTCGATGCTAAACGTTGGGCGCACCGCGCCTACTGGCAACGTATTGTTGAACGACTGTTTTACTTCTTCAGCCCATTACTGTAA
- a CDS encoding YciY family protein, translating to MRRGTAEVARWRMIRQAQRRRARWLEGQSRRYGRMHGFRHQPGQQQRRSILFITQVP from the coding sequence ATGAGGCGAGGCACAGCAGAAGTGGCGCGTTGGCGAATGATACGTCAGGCCCAGCGCCGCCGGGCGCGCTGGTTAGAGGGACAGTCACGTCGCTATGGACGCATGCACGGGTTCCGACATCAGCCCGGTCAGCAGCAGCGCCGCTCAATTCTGTTTATCACCCAGGTGCCTTAA
- a CDS encoding YciI family protein, translating into MLYVIYAEDNTDSLEKRAVVRPAHVARLQVLRDEGRLIIAGPMPAVDSNEPGIAGFSGSTIIAEFTSLEAAQVWAKDDPYVAAGVYKQVTVKPFKRTF; encoded by the coding sequence GTGCTGTACGTAATTTACGCTGAAGATAATACAGACTCTCTGGAAAAACGCGCTGTCGTGCGCCCCGCGCACGTTGCCCGCCTGCAGGTACTGCGTGACGAAGGGCGTCTTATCATCGCCGGGCCGATGCCAGCGGTAGACAGCAACGAACCGGGTATCGCGGGGTTTAGTGGTTCAACCATCATTGCCGAATTCACTTCGCTGGAAGCCGCACAGGTGTGGGCAAAGGACGATCCATACGTTGCCGCGGGGGTCTACAAACAGGTCACGGTAAAACCCTTTAAGCGCACCTTCTGA
- the tonB gene encoding TonB system transport protein TonB has translation MTTLINDLPRRSPLPLLGSILLHGAVIGAMLYASFHQVVDMPKASQPISVSMVAPEMQPEPQAAPTDLVPEPEAAPEPEPVPEPPVTEPVAIPKPEPKPEPKPEPKPEPKPKPKPVKKEVVKPKPQVKPHPSAPLETRPAEQTKPSTAPKSSPSPSNAVSAGPRALNVGKPSYPARAFALRIEGKVRVQFDVDGAGQVDNIRILSAEPRNMFEREVKQAMRKWRYEAGKPGKDLTMNIQFKINGGSSIE, from the coding sequence ATGACGACGCTGATAAACGATTTACCCCGCCGCTCACCGTTGCCGCTGCTTGGCTCGATCCTACTGCATGGAGCGGTCATTGGGGCCATGCTGTATGCCTCCTTCCATCAGGTCGTGGACATGCCCAAAGCTTCTCAGCCAATCAGCGTATCGATGGTGGCACCTGAAATGCAGCCGGAGCCACAGGCAGCGCCGACAGATTTAGTGCCCGAACCGGAAGCCGCACCTGAACCCGAACCCGTACCGGAACCTCCCGTAACGGAGCCGGTGGCCATCCCGAAACCAGAACCAAAGCCTGAGCCCAAGCCAGAACCTAAACCTGAGCCTAAGCCCAAGCCGAAACCGGTGAAGAAGGAGGTGGTGAAGCCGAAGCCTCAGGTTAAGCCGCACCCGTCCGCGCCGCTTGAGACCCGGCCAGCCGAACAGACTAAACCGTCAACCGCCCCGAAAAGTTCACCCTCACCGTCCAATGCAGTATCCGCCGGGCCGCGTGCGTTGAACGTAGGTAAGCCGTCTTATCCTGCCCGTGCGTTTGCACTGCGTATAGAAGGAAAGGTACGCGTGCAGTTTGACGTTGACGGAGCGGGGCAGGTAGACAACATCCGCATATTGTCCGCGGAACCGCGCAATATGTTTGAGCGTGAGGTGAAGCAGGCAATGCGCAAGTGGCGTTATGAAGCGGGGAAACCCGGAAAAGACCTCACCATGAACATCCAGTTTAAGATTAACGGTGGGTCCAGCATCGAGTAA
- the yciA gene encoding acyl-CoA thioester hydrolase YciA codes for MSESQRTPQGEMVLRTLAMPADTNANGDIFGGWLMSQMDMGGAILAKEMAGGRVVTVRADGMTFLKPVAVGDVVSCHARCIRTGTSSITINIEVWIKKVSSEPIGQRYCTTEAVFIYVAVDKEGKPRPLPQGKDHQDLEPQK; via the coding sequence ATGAGCGAATCACAGAGAACCCCGCAGGGCGAAATGGTGCTGCGCACGCTCGCCATGCCGGCTGATACCAATGCGAACGGCGATATTTTTGGCGGCTGGCTGATGTCACAAATGGACATGGGCGGGGCTATTTTGGCCAAGGAAATGGCCGGAGGACGTGTGGTAACCGTACGGGCTGACGGTATGACCTTTTTGAAACCGGTTGCGGTGGGTGATGTGGTTTCCTGCCACGCGCGCTGCATTCGTACAGGCACTAGCTCTATCACGATCAATATTGAGGTGTGGATCAAAAAGGTGTCATCGGAACCGATTGGTCAACGCTACTGCACCACCGAAGCGGTATTTATCTACGTTGCGGTCGATAAGGAAGGAAAACCCCGCCCGTTGCCGCAGGGGAAAGACCACCAGGATCTGGAGCCGCAAAAATAA
- a CDS encoding septation protein A encodes MKQLLDFLPLVVFFIFYKLYDIFVASGALIVASAIALAVSWLLYRKVEKMALFTFALVAIFGTLTIALHNPDFIKWKVTIIYGLFTLALLFSHWFMQQPLIQKMLGKEIRLPTTAWRRLNIAWALFFLACGLANIYVAFWLSQDTWMNFKVFGLSGLTLLFTLLSGIYIYRLMPQDEK; translated from the coding sequence ATGAAGCAGTTGCTCGACTTTCTCCCCCTCGTGGTATTTTTTATTTTTTACAAGCTCTACGACATTTTCGTTGCGTCCGGCGCGCTGATCGTTGCTTCCGCTATCGCGCTCGCCGTCAGCTGGCTGCTCTATCGCAAAGTGGAAAAAATGGCGCTATTCACCTTTGCCCTGGTTGCCATCTTCGGCACCCTGACGATAGCCCTGCACAATCCTGATTTTATAAAATGGAAGGTGACCATTATTTACGGGCTGTTCACTCTCGCCCTGCTGTTCAGCCACTGGTTTATGCAGCAGCCGTTGATCCAGAAGATGCTGGGTAAAGAGATCAGGCTGCCGACGACCGCCTGGCGCCGCCTGAACATAGCCTGGGCACTGTTTTTCCTGGCCTGCGGATTAGCCAATATTTACGTGGCGTTCTGGCTTTCCCAGGATACGTGGATGAACTTTAAAGTCTTTGGCTTAAGCGGCCTGACGCTGCTGTTTACCCTGTTGAGCGGCATCTATATTTATCGCCTGATGCCACAAGACGAAAAGTAA
- a CDS encoding YciC family protein has product MSITAGSLYRDTGNFFRHQLVTIVLMALLTSFITMLIGKALTPGADQMQILGDGMADSASSLMEIVRGMSPEQQQVLLHASAAGTFASLVGNVLLLGGMLSLIPMVSSGQRVSALRAIGASAPYLARLLLLTFLMTLVIQLGFMVLVVPGVLLAITLALSPMIMTTEKVGVFAAMRTSVRLGWSHMKTIAPAVMLWIVAKLLLLLLASALLVLPPDVASVVINALSNLLSAIIIIYLSRLYMLLR; this is encoded by the coding sequence ATGTCAATCACGGCGGGTTCGCTATACCGTGACACGGGAAATTTTTTCCGCCACCAGCTGGTCACCATCGTATTGATGGCGTTGCTGACTTCATTTATCACCATGCTTATCGGCAAGGCGTTGACGCCAGGCGCCGATCAGATGCAGATCCTCGGTGATGGAATGGCGGATTCTGCCAGCAGCCTGATGGAGATAGTGCGCGGCATGTCGCCAGAGCAGCAGCAGGTGCTGCTACACGCGTCTGCCGCCGGGACTTTTGCCTCTCTGGTTGGGAATGTGCTGCTGCTGGGCGGTATGCTAAGCCTGATCCCGATGGTCTCGTCCGGGCAGCGGGTCAGCGCACTTCGCGCTATTGGCGCATCCGCGCCTTATCTGGCACGTCTGCTGCTGCTGACCTTCCTGATGACGCTGGTGATACAGCTCGGCTTTATGGTTCTGGTGGTTCCGGGCGTCCTGCTGGCGATCACTCTGGCACTGTCACCGATGATTATGACCACGGAGAAGGTCGGCGTCTTCGCGGCGATGCGCACCAGCGTTCGCCTCGGCTGGAGCCACATGAAAACCATCGCTCCCGCGGTTATGCTTTGGATCGTGGCAAAACTGCTCCTGCTGCTGCTGGCCTCTGCGCTGCTGGTGCTGCCACCGGACGTGGCATCCGTGGTGATCAATGCGCTGAGCAACCTGCTTTCAGCCATAATAATTATTTATTTGTCTCGTCTGTATATGCTGTTACGTTAA
- the ompW gene encoding outer membrane protein OmpW, translating to MKLRALALAVIAVLPVVASAHQAGDFFMRAGSATVRPTSGSDDVLGLGEFSVDNNTQLGLTLTWMATDHIGIELLGATPFRHKVGLGPTGTLATVRQLPPTLMAQWYFMDDASKWQPYAGIGVNYTMFYHTDFNQTGRDAGLSDLSVKNSWGVAGQVGMDYQLTPEWMLNASLWYMNIDTKVSFNAGDSRQSIDTRINPWVFFIGAGYRF from the coding sequence ATGAAGTTGAGAGCACTCGCACTGGCGGTCATCGCCGTGCTTCCGGTCGTCGCGTCGGCCCATCAGGCCGGGGATTTCTTTATGCGAGCAGGGTCGGCGACCGTGCGTCCAACCAGCGGATCTGATGATGTGCTGGGACTGGGTGAATTCAGCGTTGATAATAACACCCAGCTTGGCCTGACCTTGACCTGGATGGCAACCGATCATATTGGTATTGAATTACTGGGAGCCACGCCGTTTCGCCACAAAGTGGGGCTTGGTCCAACCGGTACGCTGGCGACGGTGCGCCAGCTGCCGCCGACGCTGATGGCGCAGTGGTACTTTATGGATGATGCCAGTAAATGGCAGCCGTATGCGGGGATCGGCGTCAACTACACGATGTTCTACCATACCGACTTCAACCAGACGGGGCGCGATGCGGGGCTGAGCGATCTGAGCGTAAAAAACAGCTGGGGAGTGGCCGGGCAGGTGGGCATGGACTACCAGCTGACGCCTGAATGGATGCTGAACGCCTCGCTGTGGTACATGAACATCGACACTAAGGTGAGCTTCAACGCCGGGGACAGCCGACAGAGCATTGATACCCGCATCAATCCCTGGGTATTCTTTATCGGTGCGGGTTACCGCTTCTAA
- a CDS encoding BON domain-containing protein, with translation MKWFKVLSGMVIAAVVALSVSACAPTATKEGTGGYIDDTVVTTKVKTALLGDKSLKSTEINVETFKGRVQLSGFVISPQAANRAVQVTRGVAGVKSVVNNMQIK, from the coding sequence ATGAAATGGTTTAAAGTCTTGTCCGGTATGGTCATTGCCGCCGTTGTCGCGTTATCTGTCAGTGCCTGTGCACCCACCGCGACGAAAGAAGGTACCGGCGGTTATATTGATGATACGGTAGTCACCACTAAGGTTAAAACGGCGCTGCTGGGCGATAAATCACTCAAGTCGACCGAAATCAACGTCGAGACGTTTAAAGGCCGTGTTCAGCTGAGTGGCTTTGTTATCTCACCTCAGGCAGCAAATCGTGCGGTGCAGGTTACCCGTGGCGTAGCCGGTGTGAAATCTGTTGTCAATAATATGCAGATTAAGTAA
- the trpA gene encoding tryptophan synthase subunit alpha: MERYDLCFKRLAEKQEGAFVPFVTLGDPTPELSLQIIDALVAGGADALELGIPFSDPLADGPTIQNANLRAFAAGVTPEHCFDMLAAIRQKYPDMPIGLLMYANLVFSNGIDSFYARCQQVGVDSVLVADVPVEESAPFRQAAMRHNVAPIFICPPNAGDDLLREISSHGRGYTYLLSRAGVTGSETRASLPLKHLVDKLREYHAAPALQGFGISEASQVQQAISAGAAGAISGSAVVRIIEKHLNDPALMLSELTAFAASLKAATRS; this comes from the coding sequence ATGGAGCGTTACGATCTCTGTTTCAAACGCCTGGCCGAAAAACAGGAGGGCGCGTTTGTTCCCTTCGTCACCCTCGGCGACCCAACGCCGGAGCTGTCGTTGCAGATTATCGACGCGCTGGTGGCGGGCGGTGCCGATGCCCTTGAGCTGGGTATCCCTTTCTCCGATCCGCTGGCGGATGGCCCCACCATCCAGAATGCAAACCTGCGCGCCTTCGCGGCCGGCGTCACGCCAGAGCACTGTTTTGACATGCTGGCGGCTATCCGCCAGAAATACCCGGACATGCCGATTGGCCTGCTGATGTACGCTAACCTGGTGTTTTCCAACGGCATTGATAGCTTCTATGCCCGTTGCCAGCAGGTTGGCGTGGATTCGGTGCTGGTGGCCGATGTGCCGGTTGAAGAGTCTGCGCCTTTCCGCCAGGCAGCGATGCGACACAACGTTGCGCCAATTTTCATCTGCCCGCCAAACGCCGGTGACGATTTGCTGCGTGAAATTTCCTCTCACGGTCGGGGTTATACCTATCTGCTGTCCCGTGCCGGGGTGACCGGTTCAGAAACCCGCGCCAGCCTGCCGCTTAAACATCTGGTGGATAAACTGCGCGAATATCACGCTGCCCCGGCACTGCAGGGCTTTGGTATTTCTGAAGCTTCACAGGTGCAGCAGGCGATTTCCGCCGGGGCGGCAGGCGCTATTTCAGGCTCAGCGGTGGTCAGGATCATCGAGAAGCACCTGAACGACCCTGCGCTGATGCTGTCGGAGCTGACCGCCTTTGCCGCCAGCCTGAAGGCAGCGACCCGGAGCTAA
- the trpB gene encoding tryptophan synthase subunit beta, producing the protein MTRLNPYFGEFGGMYVPQILMPALLQLEDAFISAQSDPAFQAEFTDLLKNYAGRPTALTRCLNLTKGSKTRLYLKREDLLHGGAHKTNQVLGQALLAKRMGKKEIIAETGAGQHGVASALACALLGLKCRIYMGAKDIERQSPNLFRMRLMGAEVIPVHSGSATLKDACNEALRDWSGSYETAHYMLGTAAGPHPFPTIVREFQRMIGEETKAQILQQEGRLPDAVIACVGGGSNAIGMFADFIDEPGVELIGVEPGGHGIESGEHGAPLKHGRVGIYFGMKSPMMQTADGQIEESYSISAGLDFPSVGPQHAHLNSIGRANYVSITDEEALDAFKALCRSEGIIPALESSHALAHALKMMREAPEKEQLLVVNLSGRGDKDIFTVHDILTAKGEI; encoded by the coding sequence ATGACACGTTTAAATCCTTATTTTGGTGAGTTTGGCGGTATGTATGTGCCGCAGATCCTGATGCCTGCCCTGCTGCAGCTGGAAGATGCCTTTATCAGCGCGCAGAGCGACCCGGCATTCCAAGCCGAATTTACCGACCTGCTGAAAAATTATGCCGGACGTCCTACCGCGCTGACGCGATGTCTGAACCTGACCAAAGGCAGCAAAACGCGCCTTTATCTCAAGCGTGAAGACCTACTGCACGGCGGCGCGCACAAGACTAACCAGGTCCTTGGCCAGGCGTTGCTGGCAAAACGCATGGGCAAAAAAGAAATTATTGCCGAAACGGGAGCCGGTCAGCACGGCGTTGCCTCGGCGCTGGCCTGCGCGCTGCTTGGCCTGAAATGCCGTATTTATATGGGCGCGAAGGACATTGAACGCCAGTCGCCTAATTTGTTCCGTATGCGTCTGATGGGCGCAGAAGTGATCCCGGTGCACAGCGGTTCCGCCACCCTGAAAGATGCCTGCAATGAAGCGCTGCGCGACTGGTCCGGCAGCTATGAAACCGCTCACTATATGCTGGGCACCGCAGCAGGCCCGCATCCGTTCCCGACCATCGTGCGCGAATTCCAGCGCATGATTGGTGAAGAGACCAAAGCCCAGATCCTGCAACAGGAAGGTCGCCTGCCCGATGCCGTGATAGCCTGCGTCGGCGGGGGTTCGAACGCCATCGGCATGTTTGCCGACTTTATCGATGAGCCGGGCGTCGAGCTGATTGGCGTGGAGCCAGGCGGTCACGGTATTGAAAGCGGCGAACATGGCGCTCCGCTCAAGCACGGACGCGTGGGTATTTATTTCGGTATGAAGTCGCCGATGATGCAAACCGCAGACGGGCAGATCGAAGAATCTTATTCTATTTCAGCCGGTCTCGACTTCCCTTCCGTCGGGCCGCAGCATGCGCATCTTAACAGTATCGGCCGGGCGAACTACGTGTCGATCACCGATGAAGAAGCGCTGGACGCCTTCAAAGCGCTGTGCCGTAGCGAAGGGATCATCCCGGCGCTGGAGTCTTCGCACGCGCTGGCCCATGCGCTGAAGATGATGCGCGAGGCCCCGGAAAAAGAGCAGCTGCTGGTGGTTAATCTTTCCGGACGGGGTGACAAAGATATTTTCACCGTGCACGACATCCTTACCGCTAAGGGAGAAATCTGA
- the trpCF gene encoding bifunctional indole-3-glycerol-phosphate synthase TrpC/phosphoribosylanthranilate isomerase TrpF, with amino-acid sequence MQETVLDQIVRDKAVWLAARQQQQPLASFQNDVVPSTRSFYDALKGTRTAFILECKKASPSKGMIRKDFDPAVIAGVYRDYASAISVLTDEKYFQGSFDFLPIVSAAVSQPVLCKDFIIDPYQIYLARYSQADAILLMLSVVNDEQYRQLAAVAHSLNMGVLTEAISDEELERATALGAKVVGINNRDLRDLSIDLDRTRRLAPKVAHGVTVISESGINSYAQVRELSHFANGFLIGSALMSEDNLAAAVRRVIVGDNKVCGLTRPQDAQSALECGAIYGGLIFAAGSPRQIDVTRAQEVIAAAALKYVGVFRNNSTSDVVTMAQRLNLHAVQLHGDEDREYISRLRADLPANVQIWKAFSISTSLPARDWPHVDRYVFDQGNGGSGKAFDWSLLKDEKLDNVLLAGGLGADNCVLAAQQGCAGLDFNSGLESEPGIKDAAKMASVFQTLKAY; translated from the coding sequence ATGCAGGAAACCGTACTTGACCAAATTGTACGCGATAAAGCCGTCTGGCTTGCGGCACGCCAGCAGCAGCAGCCGCTGGCATCATTTCAAAATGATGTTGTGCCGTCTACGCGCAGTTTCTACGACGCCCTGAAGGGCACGCGTACCGCATTTATTCTCGAATGCAAAAAGGCCTCTCCGTCCAAAGGGATGATCCGTAAGGACTTTGACCCGGCGGTCATTGCCGGAGTGTATCGGGATTATGCCTCGGCGATATCCGTATTGACCGACGAGAAGTATTTCCAGGGGAGCTTCGACTTTCTCCCCATCGTCAGTGCCGCCGTCAGTCAGCCGGTGCTGTGCAAAGACTTTATTATCGACCCGTATCAGATCTATCTGGCGCGCTACTCTCAGGCTGACGCCATTCTGCTGATGCTATCGGTCGTGAACGACGAGCAGTATCGCCAGCTGGCGGCCGTAGCGCACAGCCTGAATATGGGCGTACTGACGGAAGCCATCAGCGATGAAGAACTTGAGCGCGCCACCGCGCTGGGCGCTAAAGTGGTCGGCATTAACAATCGCGATCTGCGCGATCTGTCTATCGACCTGGATCGCACCCGCCGCCTGGCACCCAAAGTGGCCCATGGCGTCACGGTCATCAGTGAGTCTGGTATCAACAGCTATGCCCAGGTGCGCGAGCTGAGCCATTTTGCCAACGGCTTCCTGATAGGTTCGGCGCTGATGTCTGAAGATAACCTCGCCGCTGCCGTACGGCGGGTGATCGTTGGCGACAACAAGGTATGTGGGCTAACCCGGCCACAGGATGCGCAGAGCGCGCTGGAGTGCGGGGCTATTTACGGTGGGCTGATCTTTGCCGCCGGCTCGCCGCGTCAGATTGACGTAACACGGGCCCAGGAAGTGATCGCCGCCGCCGCACTGAAGTATGTTGGCGTGTTCCGCAATAACAGCACAAGTGACGTTGTCACTATGGCGCAGCGGCTTAACCTGCATGCGGTACAGCTGCACGGCGATGAAGACCGTGAGTATATCAGCCGGCTGCGCGCCGACCTGCCGGCCAATGTGCAGATCTGGAAAGCCTTTAGCATCAGCACCAGCCTGCCCGCGCGCGACTGGCCGCACGTCGATCGCTACGTATTCGACCAGGGAAATGGCGGCAGCGGTAAAGCCTTTGACTGGTCGCTGTTAAAGGATGAGAAGCTGGATAACGTCCTGCTGGCCGGTGGCCTGGGTGCGGATAACTGCGTGCTGGCCGCCCAGCAGGGCTGTGCCGGTCTGGACTTTAATTCCGGCCTGGAAAGCGAACCCGGCATCAAAGATGCGGCAAAAATGGCTTCCGTGTTCCAGACGCTGAAAGCCTACTGA